CGTGCATTAACATAGTACCAAACTTGACTGACCATAACAGTTGGCATCGTATTAGCAACACCCGTTAGAAAGTCTCCTCCGACCGAATAAACTAATTTTTGCCCAAATGAAACTGATTTTACTTTTCCATCCACAACGATCGTACTTCCACGGTCAAAGATCGATTTCGTTGCGATTTGGGAGTGTTCATAGGACAAGGCCCCACGCTTAACATATCTAGCAGCATTTTGGGGATTCGTCTCATTTGGCACCTCACCATTTTCAATTCTTCGTGCCATTGATTTAACTGCTTTATTATATTGATCACGCGGAACTTCGATCTTCATCATTGAACCATCTGGATTTACGTACTTAGCTGTTCCATTTTCAAAACATGCCCCTACACTTTTACTAGCTGTGGCATAGTATTTCGTTTGGATATTGACTCCATTAACGACCCGATCTGCTCCATACTTAGCATGCGAATTACCATCCATCGATGTTTTCTTGAACTTTAGCTTATCCATCGTGTCACCCATCAATTCACCTGCATGCCCATGACCCATCGCACCAGAGAAGCGATCGTTAGCTTGATGTTTTCTAAATATGTTAGTATTCAACATATCGTTTGCCACGTTAACGTTAGTCATATTATCGACAAGTTTACGATTTACAGCATCAATATTTTTAGCTTGTTCTTTTTCAAAAACTTGCTCCACATCTTCAGTCGAAGCTAATTTTTGCACTTCTTGTTGTTGGCGTTTTGCAACCTCATAGTTTGTATCGATCTCTTGTTTAAGTTCATCAATATCTGCAAATTGTGCCTGTGCTAAATTATGTAAAATAGTCGTACAGTTTTTAGTCCAGCCATTATCAATAGCCGCTCGAATAATTTTATATAGGAAAATTACAGTCTTTTCATCATCACTTGTAATAGATTTATCTTCGGCATTATAGTAACTAATATTAACTGTCGTATTTGTTCGACTGACATCAAAAATATTAGCAAACGGGATCTCAACTTCTTTGACTAAATATTTTTCTTTAGCTTTATCCGAAGCTTTGATCTGTTTCTTATAAATGATCCCAGTCGTTAGAACTAAATAACCATATTCGCGAAATGCCATTTCATTATCAGCTGGATGAGCATTATAAAAAATAGGAAAAATTGCATCCTGCCCATCTGAATTCAATTTAGAACCACTGGCAAAAGCTTGCACACGATTATAAGGAAGATCGTCAGCCAAAGCTTCATAAGTCATCGGCTTTTCTTCACCTTCCAAAGGTGTGTTTGCTGCTTTTTCCAAGTCTTCAGCTAATTTATACGGACTGATAAAAGGATACTTCTTTTTCTCCCACTCCTTTTTCGTGCTATTTTCACTGTAGTAGCCAAGAACGACCAGGATCGCAATGACCACGATCGCCGATAAAACAAAACCTTTAAAATGATTAAGCAGTAGGTAAGGCATAATAGCAAAGAAGACAGCTACTACACATGAAGCTCCAGTCCCCAAACCTAATTTTTTAGAAGCTAGATAATATCCCAATCCAGCTAAGATCAATAATAAACCCAAGATATATACCTCCAAATAATAGCTATTCTCTTATTTTAGCGAGCATATTTAGGAGTATCAATATAAATGTTAAGTTTTTATAAAGAAAAATCGATTAAACTTTCTAATATCTTTACTAGATACTATACGTGTAAATATTAATATTTTTACATAAAATAAAAGTATCCTGCCTAATTTGAAACAGAATACTTTACTGTGAGTTCTATTCTTAGTTAATTCCGATAAAAGCTAGCCAATTTAGACTTTCGCTTTGTCGTCTTTGTTTTACCAAATTTATATTCTTTCGCTCTATCTTCCTTAACTTTTTCTCTATGACCACCGTTATTGTCGTCATATTCGATATCAAAAAACAATTCAAAGATTTTCCAAAACGTACTTTTTTCTTCTATTACTATTTCCTACCTTTCAGTATTTCAAATTAGTCCTCTAGACCATTTTTGAGCGCATAGTTGATGACATCCATTAACTCAGCTTCATCAACAGAATCACCATCTTCAAATCTATCGATCAGCGTATTTCCAATAAGTTCAGTCACTGCTACGGCAACACCACCATTTAGTGCTGCTCCGGCAATCGTTCCTATGCCAGGAATAAGCTTCACTAAACTCCCAGCTAAACTTTTTCCCAAAGTTGTAGCTGTTGTCGCCTTAACGATCCCTTCAACGACGCCCTTAGAGATCCGCTCACCATAACTGTTATAGATCGAAATGATCATCGTCGTTTGGATCGGTACTAGTGCAAGCGCATCTGAAAATGGGATCGGCGAGAGTGCCACAGCCCCTGCTGCAACAGAGGCAGTGTGAACAGCACCCCTAGCTTCTTCTTCCATCACTATCACCTACCTTTCGCTTCTTATTATCTAACTCAAGGTAGACACATATTGTCATAAAAAGAAAAACCTTTGGCTTTTTTCACCAAAGGTCTACTTATCTTCGTCTGTTATCTCGTTGATCATTCTTCGAACGCTTCGCTCACTGTAACCAGTCAACTTAGCTAACTCACGGACGTTCAAACGATCCATATTTTCCGCGATCTTTTTTTGAGCATACTCTTTTGAATGCAATTTCGAGGGAAAATAGATCGTGCTTCCGCGCAAGTTATCGTAGACCAGGTTGACTACCCGCTCACCGAACATATCGTAAAATAACTGATAAATTCCATTGTATTTATTCATCGTAATATTTCCTTCATCATAGTTTGTCGGTAAGCCTCGTTTTTCCTTGATCACATCTTGAACAAAGCGCAAGCTGTATCCTAACTCTAACGCAAGGATCCGGGGCTCTGTGTGCTCCTTATTTTTTAAAATGTAATACTCGCAATATTTTTTTGAATATAATCGCATCGAAAAATCATATTTAGTGCTTTTGACCATTTCAAACAGCTTACTTGTCCGTTGCTCCCCGATCAAAGCTGCCATCTCTTGGTATGTTTTCTTATAATCCGAAATCATGCTACTCCCCACAAAATTAATCTTATTTTAAGTTTATACCCTTTTTTGCTGACATTTCGACTGGCATTTTCATAAAATTATACCTATCTATTTTTAAAGAATACCTATCAAATCCAGTCTTAAAGTTGGGCATTTTCTATAAAAATGGCAATGACGATCAGAAAA
This window of the Ligilactobacillus faecis genome carries:
- a CDS encoding YcjF family protein, translating into MEEEARGAVHTASVAAGAVALSPIPFSDALALVPIQTTMIISIYNSYGERISKGVVEGIVKATTATTLGKSLAGSLVKLIPGIGTIAGAALNGGVAVAVTELIGNTLIDRFEDGDSVDEAELMDVINYALKNGLED